The Candidatus Thermoplasmatota archaeon sequence ATGCTGATGTTGAGCTGGACGGGCTTATCAAGGAGTTGAGGGACAAACCCCTTGTGAAAGGCACCATATCAAGAAAAAATGCTGTTGCAGTCTGCCTTATTGCAATGATGTTTATCTTCTTTTTTTCTTTTATTCTATGGCATGAAAAAAATTTAGACGATTACAAGTTTGCAGCAATAGTTTCTCTTGTACTTGCCGGTGTTCTCGGAAGCATTTATGATCTCTATGGAAAAAAAATCCCCGGCTCTGACTTTTTTGTTGCAATTTCTATATCACTTGTTTTTTTGTATGGAGCGCTGGCAGTTGTAGATAACAATCTGGGCATCCTGACATGGATTATTTTCATGCTAACTTTTAATCAGACGTTACATATGAATGCAATTGAGGGTGGGATAAAAGATGCTGATCACGATTATATCATGGGGGTGAGAAATATTGCCCTTTTATCAGGGGTAGAGGTTCGGGGGGGGAGAATTCGCATTCCTTCAGTCTTTAAATTGTTAGGCGTGGGCATACGCTCATTCTCCGCAGTTCTGGTTTTCGTTCCATTCTTTTATGGTATGGATTATTATCCATGGCAAATAGCTCTCCTGGCCGTAATGCTCGCAGGCATTCTTTACATTGAAATGAAACTTGTCGCCCTCAAAAAATTTGATAGAAAAAAGATAAGAAAATTGATAGCAGGTGCAACTTTTCTAAGGTATTCCGTGGTTCCAGTAATGCTCATCAGTCTGATTGGCATAGCTGGCGGGGCAACCCTTGCCATCCTTCCCGTAGTGTGGTATACAGCATTCACCCCCCTTGCGGGCACAAAAATCTTCCAGCCGGAGATGTGAAAAAATGAAGGCATGTATAATAGGTGCGGGTATCGGAGGACTTGCATCCGCTTCTTTGCTTCTCAAAGAAGGTTATGCCGTCGACGTGTACGAAAAGGAAAAAATGATTGGGGGAAGGGGACTGACAATAGACGAAAAAATTTCATATGGGGAATACAAAAATTTACTCAAACGTTTTGATATGTATGTTCCTTTCGCCGAACCATCCTTGGAAGAAATTTTTGATGGGTTAATCAATGGTTACAAAATGGATCTCGGCTTCCATTTGATTGGAGGGGGAGAAAACGCATCGCCGATAAAAATTTTATCTTCTCTTGGGATAAAGCAGGATATTATAGGTTCTCGCCTCGGGTTTATAGGAAAAAAAATAGAATATCCCTACCTTTCAATGGGAGACAAAATCAAAATGCTGCCACGAATATTACAGCTCCTTTTCTCAAGAAAAGAGACCATTGCAGCCCTCGAAAGTGTTTCCATGGAAGAGACAATAAAAAGATACGGGAAGGGTAAAATGAAACTCACTCTCGAACTGTTCTCGAGGCTTATCACAACGGTTAATGATTTAAGCAGGATATCAACCGGGGAAACTTTCTGGGCACAGCGTGAACTCATGGGCTCCAGTCCTGTTTCCTATCCCGTCGGAGGGCTGAGCAGTATCGCGAAAAATTTTGCCGGCTGGGTCGAAAAAAAAGGGGGGAACTTAATGCACAGGAAAGTGGACAGAATAATCATTGAGGATGGAACAGCAAAAGGAATTTCAGCAGGAAAGGAAAAAGATTATGATATTGTTATCTCAAGTCTACCTGTTCAGGATACCTTTTCAATTGCAGACGAAAAAACATTTCCCAAGAAATGGGTAAGCAAAATAAAAAATTTGGAAGGGACAGGAAGTTTGTGCGCATATTATGCTCTCAACGGATTAAATGAAAAATTAATAGGCAAAGCATTCATGTTCATAGAGAGAGATGCAGGTATAGAAGGCAATGATGCGGTCGGTATGATAGATTTCAAGATGGCAAGTCCTGAAGCAAATACGGCTCCGCATGGCAAGTATCTAATCCAATCATACGTGATTTGCACACCTGATGAGGCAAAGAATAAGAAAAAAATCGAAACGTTAAGGAACACTCTGGATAAGTATCTGGAAAAACTCGTTCCCGATTTCCGAAAAAAAATGGAGTGGTGTATTTACCCGGCAATATGGCATCTGGACGGCGTGGCCAAAACAATAGACAACGAAAAATCTCCTGCCGGCACGCCAATAAAAAATTTTTTTGTGGTGGGTGATTCAATAAAGGCAAAAGGCGTTGGTATAAACTGTGCTGCCGATTCAGCAAATTTGTTGATGAAAGAGTTGGGAAAAAAGTAAGTCATGCAAATGTCTACCTTATTTCTTCAAACTCACCTGCCTTTTTGTTTTTTCTAACGTTGTCCCAGCGGAAATATCTGCCGTTCATGGAGATATAAACTCCATGGGGCAAAGTTTGGGTAAATGCCAAAGAACTTCCTAAATTGAACAATCCATCGGAACTGCCAAATTTGTATGGTATCATTGCGCCTGTTAAAACGATTGTTTTATCTTTTATGGAATTGGCAAGAACTTTAGCGGTTTCTACCATTGTATCGGTGCCATGGGCGACCAGTATTC is a genomic window containing:
- a CDS encoding UbiA family prenyltransferase — encoded protein: MRGKIADYVKFLRLPGLGGLAVPPVFGAISAGVYDMHILVVLFIVGALSAIYGFALNDYADVELDGLIKELRDKPLVKGTISRKNAVAVCLIAMMFIFFFSFILWHEKNLDDYKFAAIVSLVLAGVLGSIYDLYGKKIPGSDFFVAISISLVFLYGALAVVDNNLGILTWIIFMLTFNQTLHMNAIEGGIKDADHDYIMGVRNIALLSGVEVRGGRIRIPSVFKLLGVGIRSFSAVLVFVPFFYGMDYYPWQIALLAVMLAGILYIEMKLVALKKFDRKKIRKLIAGATFLRYSVVPVMLISLIGIAGGATLAILPVVWYTAFTPLAGTKIFQPEM
- a CDS encoding FAD-dependent oxidoreductase; translation: MKACIIGAGIGGLASASLLLKEGYAVDVYEKEKMIGGRGLTIDEKISYGEYKNLLKRFDMYVPFAEPSLEEIFDGLINGYKMDLGFHLIGGGENASPIKILSSLGIKQDIIGSRLGFIGKKIEYPYLSMGDKIKMLPRILQLLFSRKETIAALESVSMEETIKRYGKGKMKLTLELFSRLITTVNDLSRISTGETFWAQRELMGSSPVSYPVGGLSSIAKNFAGWVEKKGGNLMHRKVDRIIIEDGTAKGISAGKEKDYDIVISSLPVQDTFSIADEKTFPKKWVSKIKNLEGTGSLCAYYALNGLNEKLIGKAFMFIERDAGIEGNDAVGMIDFKMASPEANTAPHGKYLIQSYVICTPDEAKNKKKIETLRNTLDKYLEKLVPDFRKKMEWCIYPAIWHLDGVAKTIDNEKSPAGTPIKNFFVVGDSIKAKGVGINCAADSANLLMKELGKK
- a CDS encoding asparaginase domain-containing protein, yielding MCIKIFVTGGTFDKEYNELTGKLFFKDTHLPEMLKLGRCKLKIDIETLMMVDSLYMTDADRKIILENCKKAKEDRILVAHGTDTMVETAKVLANSIKDKTIVLTGAMIPYKFGSSDGLFNLGSSLAFTQTLPHGVYISMNGRYFRWDNVRKNKKAGEFEEIR